The following are encoded in a window of Phaseolus vulgaris cultivar G19833 chromosome 3, P. vulgaris v2.0, whole genome shotgun sequence genomic DNA:
- the LOC137839420 gene encoding secreted RxLR effector protein 161-like gives MDPNVKLLPNQGEPLSDPEKYMRSFAVSVVSQFLNSPCEDHWNAVICILKYIKGSPGKGSLSNRRSTFGYCVSIGDNLISWKSKKQSVVAISSAKTKYRAMASATCELVLFKQLLKELQFGEVTQMTLICDN, from the exons atggatcccaatgtcaagcttctacccaatcagggggagcctctttcagatcctgagaagtacatGAGAtcctttgcagtcagtgtggtgagtcaatttcttaattctccatgtgaagatcattggaatgcagtcattTGTATactgaagtacattaaaggctctcctggaaaag GATCTCTATCTAATAGAAGATCAACTTTcggttattgtgtctccattggtgataacttgatctcttggaagagcaagaaacaaagtgttgtggcgATATCTAgtgcaaaaacaaaatatagagctatggcctcAGCTACTTGTGAGCTTGTTTTGTttaaacagttacttaaagaattgcaatttggagaggtcactcaaatgacacttatatgtgataattag